Proteins encoded in a region of the Brevefilum fermentans genome:
- a CDS encoding MDR/zinc-dependent alcohol dehydrogenase-like family protein produces MQTMKGLWLEDLRITYRTDLPIPKPRAGEALIRTRLAGICATDLEMTRGYYPFTGVPGHEFVGDVVEAPGFEGWIGQRVVGEINLICGQCEACRAGRKTHCTNRRALGIQGVDGVLAEYFTLPLANLHPVPGEITDEAAVFTEPLAAALEILQQVHIQPEMKVLVVGAGRLGLLIAQVLKLIGCDLAVVVRREAQTQLLSRWGIPAVDERTLAKGAADLVVEATGSPAGFALAREALRPAGTLVLKSTFAGDVSLNLSALVVDEIRLVGSRCGPFAPALRLLAAGLIDTQSLVSEHFTLAQGVEAFERAAKRGVLKVLVAGE; encoded by the coding sequence ATGCAGACGATGAAAGGTTTGTGGCTGGAAGACCTGAGAATCACTTACCGGACGGACCTTCCCATCCCAAAACCCCGGGCAGGTGAAGCCTTAATCAGAACCCGGCTGGCGGGGATCTGCGCTACAGATTTAGAGATGACCCGCGGCTATTACCCCTTCACCGGCGTGCCCGGACATGAATTTGTGGGGGACGTCGTTGAAGCTCCGGGGTTTGAAGGTTGGATCGGTCAGCGGGTGGTGGGCGAGATCAACCTGATCTGCGGTCAGTGTGAAGCCTGCCGGGCAGGGCGCAAAACCCACTGCACCAACCGCCGTGCGCTGGGTATTCAGGGGGTGGACGGCGTGCTGGCAGAATACTTCACCCTGCCGCTGGCGAACCTGCACCCCGTCCCTGGTGAGATCACCGATGAGGCGGCGGTCTTCACCGAGCCGCTGGCTGCGGCGCTGGAGATCTTGCAGCAGGTGCACATTCAGCCGGAGATGAAAGTTCTGGTTGTTGGTGCCGGCAGGCTGGGACTGCTGATTGCGCAGGTGCTCAAGCTGATCGGCTGTGACCTGGCGGTGGTCGTGCGGCGCGAGGCGCAGACCCAACTGCTGTCGCGCTGGGGTATCCCCGCGGTGGATGAACGCACACTGGCAAAAGGCGCGGCGGACCTGGTGGTGGAGGCGACGGGTTCACCGGCGGGGTTTGCGTTGGCGCGTGAAGCGCTGCGCCCGGCGGGCACGCTGGTGCTGAAAAGCACCTTTGCCGGAGACGTGAGCCTTAACCTTTCAGCATTGGTGGTGGATGAAATCAGGCTGGTGGGCAGCCGCTGTGGGCCGTTTGCGCCGGCGCTGCGTCTGCTGGCGGCAGGATTGATCGATACGCAATCATTGGTGAGTGAGCACTTTACGCTGGCACAAGGCGTGGAAGCGTTTGAAAGGGCCGCAAAGCGCGGGGTGCTGAAGGTACTGGTGGCCGGGGAGTGA
- a CDS encoding MBG domain-containing protein: MKRQMIKKRTHTSARLFQAVFAFVFIFSLLGVQPAAPVMAEHLEAPSAQGGAQTKVALITDFGVNISDSLKSNVAGLITAWAPDAVVTAGDNYHDRSPSCGSYAECVAGYNGHTSGYTDFVGQEKFFPAYGNHDAMHASAYTTYFSYLPSNPDSSHRYYDVKVGNIHFWFLNGNENLTATGNPQAAWLSANAPDTSAAWNVVIVHQPPYGTGTYGDISSSQLPYHEYGIDFVVGGHNHHYERLEKEGVVYYIAGFAGNCDHHSCGTRTTTATSKFCSNEGGYMQLIATNTQIDINYINQSGTQLDTFTKTREAPSAYAWEAFNDCVEAGPSGTTNPDNTTTIKCFQNGSGTLKNFATGSNLDISATVATSGSVDSQTSSTLWGELPNQGTDAANLFNGKASIYGGVRLYSNKQSKVDLTISGLDPEKTYTFATTANRGVEDNANRKTGFTLSDVESAVNRSSSGTEIDGLYTKFSTGYNTVNGYVARWENISPGSDGDFVVTFTNQSDGTETTSYGPAVFYLAEEIGDAETYTLTVTDDGNGSVELSPPGGVYYKNQTVTLTPKPNPGFAFSHWSGDDAGDIVYSAGKYTIVMDDDKSVKANFEVSLCTTVSLVTTGDTYLRQGYPKRNYGGTTTISMSDHTSTAQGALFKWDLSEISTDVIVESASLSFYVTDASKTAFNLYNLKREWVEGTSNDAESTTSANWNTYDGKNNWGTGGAANTTSDRDEINLWDATGGTGGTFSQSGDVTIPLNAEGIAVVQGWVDKSLSNYGFTVQNYTTTAKDYWIVASKENTSSYTKPTLNITYCMPSTDPTIITSVSALEPFHTQPGIPSEAQTYTVAGVNLENKLIITAPEGFVLSIDGTTYNSELELTPSGEGAINETVYVRLTGANEGVFSGNITHTSIGAAQKDVAVSGSISSEICVTSRISLKSDDVEERMNTGSTNGDVDLDGDTSTKALQMYRAYGGSTTDLNWWGLRFQNVDVPEGATITSADITFRAIANSGATASGMTLWGQADDNPATFTTAKYNVSSRAKTTASVAWSVPQWTNGEDYVTPDLADVIQEIVDRPGWAAKNAIAILGQTTVSQNRSATSFDSSNGATLAPQLEVCYTMVDPRNINKAVDKDEAGIGETLTYTISDISYAKNDLLTNVTVTDAIPDGTNYVTDSASPAATLGSGVLTWSLGSNTAGVPGEVIEGSGQSGVIVEGAPTTAATTTNSTSLTFNHATGPGSNRLLVVGIASSGNTAVSSVKFDGVSLTSAGTNVYSTVRRGSVYYLIDPPASKTAQVEITMAGSVGISAGAINFANVEDVKTAATQNAWEEDPSITVTTDPDDLVLGFLSLGNYDVTDDQAQTRYWLKDTAGGTFIRGVGSIKLATSTSTTLKWTAAKTAYATIALPIEPAAGGSTRTTTLKAANSLVSAGDTVTVEAVFTNTQADTAVAAGTLKYVLTGDILPEKVACTPVGATSGNISAGGALTVTYECTVDTDKIGSIAFKLDAKSEDNQYPEGLSNSVLIVPELSFQVTVDASAEDEIENIAYLNSTNFEPFASEPAVTAVTEAENTPITSAALTITAPEAGATPAGTATLVTDPDEAASVKSVSWDPSDIPFGYDMAYTVTVVLEVKAGFEFTGATTAKVNDEAATIASWSAGTLTATYTFPKTAAEMHTVTFDANGGSGTMEAQEANIPTALKKNAFERTGYTFAGWNTKADGTGTAYADEATYDFTADLTLYAQWTANAYTLAINISGNGSVTKDPDKETYSYGDEVELTAIPDDGYSFLGWGGDLDGDTNPVTLTMDENKVVEASFSSETAPPLPSNFYGKILYVEGDGVPEVDDLVQAYLDNMDEPICSTKITTDASQLVYAINVKAYPNGTLPTKVTFKIDGRVVAIANWNTGTSVLLDFHPPKADTGGPYVALLDDESIDLLGSVTDRGNDVESYVWALDGDGVFDDAPGNLQPTFAFDATGAYPISLMSVDEQGGQGFGDSLVFVITVDGLSQVYDGSPKSVSVSELTGYDIVVLYNGSTTPPTDAGSYPVTIQIKKDNVTLATYDAGNMVIGKASAQVTLGNLTHTYDGTAKAATASTVPAGLKVIMTYNPEDPVNAGSYAVTATIDEDNYVGTTSGTLVIAKATATITLANLTHTYDGTTKAATASTVPAGLKVNMTYNPENPVYAGSYAVTATIDEDNYEGTTSGTLVIAKATATITLANLTHTYDGTTKAATASTVPAGLKVNMTYNPEDPVNAGSYAVTATIDDINYEGTASGTLIISKATPTIITNPTASPITEGQSLADSTLSGGVASVPGSFAWKDGTIVPALADSGTTLYKVVFTPTDTDNYNTVEIEITIIVNPISFTHEIDLVAGWNLVSFNIHPSNTNIEAVLASIDGKYTLVYAWDATGGHSGSGHWMRYAAGVIYGNSLETLDETQGFWIFMTEAATLEVTGTAPDMTEISLKTTVGGWNLVGYPSSLKPTPPTLMGEINYKLIMTYIASDTADPWKLYDPAAPGYANDLVEMLPGYGYWIFVNVADILEVPFN; encoded by the coding sequence ATGAAACGCCAAATGATTAAAAAACGGACTCACACCAGCGCCAGGCTTTTTCAGGCAGTGTTTGCGTTTGTGTTCATATTTTCTCTGCTGGGGGTGCAGCCGGCCGCGCCGGTGATGGCAGAGCACTTAGAAGCCCCCAGTGCCCAGGGAGGTGCGCAGACCAAGGTCGCATTGATTACGGACTTTGGGGTGAATATCTCGGATTCATTAAAATCAAACGTTGCGGGATTAATCACTGCTTGGGCGCCAGATGCCGTGGTGACTGCTGGAGACAACTATCACGATCGGTCGCCCAGTTGTGGTTCTTACGCAGAGTGTGTTGCCGGTTACAATGGCCATACATCCGGTTATACCGATTTCGTCGGTCAAGAGAAATTCTTCCCAGCCTATGGCAACCATGATGCAATGCATGCCAGTGCATACACCACTTATTTCTCATATCTGCCTAGTAACCCCGACTCTAGCCATAGGTATTATGACGTTAAAGTTGGGAACATCCATTTCTGGTTTCTGAACGGGAATGAAAATCTAACTGCAACCGGAAACCCTCAGGCAGCCTGGTTGAGCGCTAATGCTCCTGATACAAGCGCTGCCTGGAACGTCGTGATCGTCCATCAACCGCCTTATGGCACCGGTACTTATGGAGATATTTCAAGCAGCCAGTTGCCATATCATGAATATGGTATTGATTTTGTCGTTGGTGGTCATAATCATCATTATGAGCGCTTGGAAAAAGAGGGTGTGGTTTATTATATCGCGGGATTTGCTGGGAACTGTGATCACCACAGTTGTGGAACGAGAACAACAACTGCTACAAGCAAATTTTGCTCTAATGAGGGCGGCTATATGCAGCTTATTGCCACTAACACCCAGATCGACATTAATTATATAAATCAAAGTGGCACTCAATTAGATACCTTCACTAAAACCCGCGAAGCCCCGTCGGCTTACGCCTGGGAAGCCTTCAACGACTGTGTAGAGGCAGGCCCATCCGGCACCACCAACCCGGATAACACAACCACGATTAAATGTTTCCAAAACGGGTCTGGAACGCTGAAAAACTTCGCTACAGGATCAAACTTGGACATATCAGCTACGGTCGCAACCAGCGGATCGGTCGATTCCCAGACAAGCAGCACATTGTGGGGCGAGTTGCCAAATCAGGGTACCGACGCAGCCAATCTTTTTAATGGCAAAGCCAGTATTTATGGCGGTGTGCGGTTGTACAGTAATAAGCAATCTAAAGTTGATTTAACAATTTCAGGGCTTGACCCGGAGAAAACCTACACCTTCGCCACCACAGCCAATCGCGGTGTAGAAGATAATGCCAACCGCAAGACTGGCTTCACCCTTTCAGATGTTGAGTCGGCAGTTAATAGAAGCAGTTCCGGCACAGAAATTGATGGGTTATATACAAAATTCTCAACAGGTTACAACACCGTTAATGGCTATGTTGCCCGCTGGGAGAATATCAGTCCCGGTTCGGATGGCGATTTTGTGGTTACCTTTACTAACCAGAGCGATGGCACTGAAACCACCTCCTATGGTCCAGCGGTATTCTATCTGGCGGAGGAAATCGGTGATGCTGAAACCTACACGCTGACCGTCACCGACGACGGCAACGGCAGCGTTGAACTTTCGCCCCCGGGCGGTGTATATTATAAGAACCAGACCGTTACCTTAACGCCAAAACCGAACCCGGGTTTTGCCTTCAGCCACTGGAGCGGGGATGATGCCGGTGACATCGTTTATTCCGCCGGAAAATATACCATCGTCATGGATGACGACAAATCCGTCAAGGCGAATTTTGAGGTATCGCTATGTACAACGGTTAGCCTCGTTACCACAGGAGATACCTACCTCAGGCAGGGTTATCCGAAACGAAATTACGGCGGTACAACAACGATCTCCATGAGCGATCATACCAGCACTGCCCAGGGCGCTTTGTTCAAATGGGACCTGAGCGAAATTTCAACGGATGTTATTGTCGAGAGTGCCAGCCTTTCCTTTTATGTAACCGATGCATCAAAAACCGCCTTTAATCTTTATAACCTCAAACGGGAATGGGTGGAGGGTACATCAAATGATGCAGAGAGTACAACGAGCGCTAATTGGAATACCTATGATGGGAAAAACAATTGGGGTACTGGCGGTGCTGCCAACACAACTAGTGACCGTGATGAAATCAACCTTTGGGATGCTACAGGCGGTACAGGCGGCACTTTCAGCCAATCCGGCGACGTGACCATTCCTTTAAATGCAGAAGGTATCGCCGTTGTTCAGGGTTGGGTAGACAAAAGTCTCTCAAATTATGGGTTCACTGTTCAAAATTACACGACCACCGCAAAAGATTACTGGATTGTGGCTTCGAAGGAAAACACATCCAGTTACACCAAACCCACCCTCAACATCACCTATTGTATGCCCTCAACCGACCCAACCATTATCACCTCGGTCAGTGCGCTGGAACCTTTCCACACTCAACCGGGAATTCCGTCTGAAGCGCAAACATACACGGTTGCGGGCGTCAATCTGGAAAACAAACTGATCATTACCGCACCGGAAGGTTTTGTGCTCTCAATCGATGGCACAACTTACAATTCTGAATTAGAACTTACACCTTCCGGAGAAGGTGCCATCAATGAAACTGTTTATGTCCGCCTGACGGGGGCCAACGAAGGCGTATTTAGCGGAAATATCACGCATACCAGCATCGGTGCAGCCCAAAAGGATGTGGCTGTCAGCGGAAGCATCTCATCGGAAATTTGTGTTACCTCACGAATCAGTCTCAAAAGTGATGACGTGGAAGAACGGATGAACACAGGGTCAACGAACGGTGATGTTGATCTGGATGGAGATACGAGCACTAAAGCCCTGCAAATGTACCGTGCTTATGGTGGCTCAACTACAGATTTAAACTGGTGGGGGTTGCGCTTCCAGAATGTGGATGTGCCCGAAGGAGCGACGATTACCAGTGCAGATATCACCTTCAGGGCGATCGCGAATAGTGGAGCTACTGCTTCTGGTATGACGCTGTGGGGACAGGCCGATGATAATCCGGCTACATTCACAACAGCTAAATACAACGTCTCAAGCAGGGCTAAGACAACTGCTTCAGTGGCGTGGAGCGTGCCGCAATGGACCAATGGAGAGGATTATGTCACCCCGGATTTAGCGGATGTTATCCAGGAAATTGTCGATCGGCCCGGGTGGGCAGCCAAAAACGCCATTGCAATTCTTGGGCAGACGACGGTATCACAAAATCGGAGCGCAACCTCTTTCGACAGCAGCAATGGTGCTACTTTAGCGCCTCAATTAGAGGTCTGCTATACTATGGTTGACCCACGCAATATCAACAAAGCGGTTGATAAAGATGAGGCGGGAATCGGTGAGACTCTCACTTACACGATCAGTGATATCAGCTATGCAAAAAATGACCTGCTGACAAACGTCACCGTGACCGATGCTATCCCCGATGGTACCAACTATGTGACCGATAGCGCCAGCCCGGCTGCCACGCTGGGAAGCGGCGTGCTGACCTGGAGCCTGGGCAGCAATACCGCCGGCGTGCCGGGTGAGGTAATTGAAGGCAGCGGGCAATCAGGTGTCATTGTAGAGGGTGCTCCTACCACAGCTGCCACAACAACCAATTCAACTTCTCTCACGTTCAACCATGCCACTGGCCCCGGAAGTAACCGGCTACTGGTTGTCGGTATCGCATCATCTGGAAACACTGCTGTTTCTTCGGTGAAATTTGATGGGGTTAGTTTAACATCAGCGGGAACCAATGTCTACTCCACCGTCCGACGTGGGTCGGTTTATTACTTGATCGATCCGCCGGCATCAAAAACCGCTCAGGTTGAAATTACCATGGCAGGCTCCGTTGGTATTTCTGCCGGTGCGATCAACTTTGCAAACGTTGAGGATGTGAAAACTGCCGCCACACAGAATGCATGGGAGGAAGATCCCTCAATCACAGTTACTACCGATCCTGACGACCTTGTCCTCGGTTTCCTGTCTCTTGGAAATTACGATGTAACCGATGATCAGGCACAAACACGTTATTGGCTTAAAGATACGGCCGGAGGAACCTTCATTAGAGGGGTGGGCAGCATAAAATTGGCAACCAGCACCTCAACAACGCTAAAATGGACCGCTGCGAAAACAGCTTATGCAACCATTGCGTTGCCAATCGAACCAGCCGCTGGCGGGAGCACCCGTACCACCACGCTGAAGGCAGCCAACAGCCTCGTCAGCGCGGGGGATACGGTCACGGTTGAGGCGGTCTTCACCAATACCCAGGCGGATACAGCGGTTGCTGCCGGTACACTGAAGTACGTCTTAACCGGCGATATTTTACCTGAAAAGGTAGCTTGTACACCGGTTGGTGCGACATCCGGAAACATCTCAGCAGGCGGTGCGCTGACGGTGACGTATGAATGTACGGTTGATACCGACAAGATCGGCAGCATCGCCTTTAAACTGGATGCTAAAAGTGAGGATAATCAATATCCTGAAGGCTTATCCAATTCGGTGCTGATCGTTCCTGAGCTGAGCTTCCAGGTGACCGTCGATGCATCGGCGGAGGATGAAATTGAAAACATCGCCTATTTAAACTCAACCAATTTTGAGCCTTTTGCCAGTGAACCGGCCGTCACAGCGGTAACCGAAGCGGAAAACACTCCCATTACGAGCGCTGCGCTCACTATTACAGCGCCCGAGGCGGGTGCTACGCCGGCAGGCACAGCAACACTGGTCACAGATCCTGATGAAGCAGCAAGCGTAAAATCAGTCAGCTGGGATCCAAGCGACATCCCATTTGGCTACGATATGGCTTATACCGTTACCGTGGTACTCGAGGTGAAAGCAGGTTTTGAATTTACTGGGGCAACAACAGCCAAAGTCAACGATGAAGCCGCAACCATCGCAAGTTGGTCAGCCGGTACCCTGACGGCAACCTACACGTTCCCGAAGACCGCAGCAGAAATGCACACCGTGACCTTTGATGCCAATGGTGGCTCGGGTACGATGGAAGCACAAGAGGCTAACATCCCCACCGCGTTGAAAAAGAACGCCTTCGAACGGACGGGCTACACCTTTGCTGGCTGGAACACCAAGGCTGATGGCACAGGCACAGCTTATGCCGACGAGGCGACCTATGACTTCACAGCTGACCTCACCCTGTATGCTCAGTGGACTGCCAATGCCTACACCCTGGCGATTAATATCAGCGGCAATGGCTCGGTGACAAAGGATCCGGACAAGGAGACTTACAGCTACGGAGATGAAGTTGAACTGACCGCCATCCCGGACGACGGTTATTCATTCTTGGGCTGGGGAGGAGATCTGGACGGTGATACAAACCCGGTGACATTGACCATGGATGAAAACAAGGTTGTTGAAGCCTCGTTCAGCAGCGAAACGGCGCCGCCTTTGCCCTCCAACTTTTATGGCAAAATCCTTTATGTCGAGGGTGATGGCGTACCGGAGGTCGATGATCTGGTTCAAGCCTACCTTGATAATATGGATGAGCCGATTTGTTCGACAAAAATCACCACTGACGCCAGCCAATTGGTTTATGCCATCAATGTTAAGGCTTACCCCAATGGAACCCTTCCTACCAAGGTCACCTTTAAGATCGACGGCCGAGTGGTCGCGATTGCTAATTGGAACACTGGCACGAGTGTACTGCTCGATTTCCATCCACCAAAAGCAGATACGGGTGGACCCTACGTGGCGCTGCTGGATGATGAATCCATCGACCTGCTTGGCAGTGTGACGGACAGAGGAAATGATGTAGAGTCCTATGTCTGGGCGCTGGACGGCGACGGCGTTTTTGACGACGCACCAGGCAATTTGCAACCCACCTTTGCCTTTGATGCCACGGGTGCTTACCCCATCAGCCTGATGAGTGTGGACGAACAGGGCGGGCAGGGCTTTGGCGACAGCCTAGTATTTGTGATTACCGTGGACGGGCTGAGTCAGGTTTATGATGGCAGCCCTAAATCGGTAAGCGTTTCAGAACTGACCGGTTATGACATCGTAGTGCTTTACAACGGCAGCACAACCCCGCCCACGGATGCCGGCAGCTACCCGGTGACCATTCAGATCAAGAAAGATAACGTCACCCTGGCTACCTATGATGCAGGCAACATGGTGATTGGCAAGGCTTCCGCCCAGGTTACGCTCGGCAATTTGACCCATACCTACGACGGCACAGCCAAAGCAGCTACAGCTTCAACGGTTCCGGCAGGTCTGAAAGTGATCATGACCTACAACCCCGAGGATCCGGTCAACGCAGGCAGCTATGCGGTAACGGCGACCATTGATGAGGACAACTATGTGGGAACGACTTCAGGCACGCTGGTCATTGCTAAAGCAACAGCCACAATTACACTGGCAAATTTGACCCACACCTATGACGGCACCACTAAAGCAGCAACAGCCTCAACGGTTCCGGCAGGTTTGAAAGTGAACATGACCTACAACCCCGAGAACCCGGTCTATGCAGGCAGCTATGCGGTAACGGCGACCATTGATGAGGACAACTATGAGGGAACGACTTCAGGTACGCTGGTCATTGCTAAAGCAACAGCCACAATTACACTGGCAAACTTGACCCACACCTATGACGGCACCACTAAAGCAGCAACAGCCTCAACGGTTCCGGCAGGTTTGAAAGTGAACATGACTTACAACCCCGAGGACCCGGTCAATGCAGGTAGCTATGCGGTAACAGCGACCATTGATGATATCAACTATGAGGGAACGGCTTCAGGCACGCTAATAATTTCTAAAGCCACACCGACCATCATCACAAATCCAACGGCCTCACCCATTACTGAAGGCCAGTCGCTGGCAGATAGCACGCTAAGCGGCGGTGTTGCCTCGGTGCCTGGCAGCTTTGCCTGGAAGGACGGAACGATTGTCCCCGCGCTGGCCGATAGCGGAACAACCCTTTACAAGGTCGTCTTCACGCCGACAGATACCGACAATTACAACACCGTTGAAATCGAGATCACCATCATTGTCAACCCGATATCGTTTACTCACGAAATTGACCTGGTAGCCGGCTGGAATTTGGTGTCCTTCAACATCCATCCAAGCAACACGAATATTGAAGCTGTGCTGGCGAGTATCGATGGAAAGTACACCCTGGTCTATGCCTGGGATGCCACCGGTGGTCACAGCGGATCCGGACACTGGATGCGTTACGCAGCTGGTGTTATTTATGGCAATTCGCTGGAGACGCTGGATGAAACCCAGGGCTTCTGGATCTTTATGACCGAAGCTGCCACACTGGAGGTGACCGGAACTGCACCTGACATGACGGAGATCTCGCTCAAAACAACGGTAGGCGGCTGGAACCTGGTGGGTTACCCCTCCAGCTTAAAGCCAACGCCACCCACATTGATGGGCGAGATTAACTACAAGCTGATCATGACCTATATCGCAAGTGACACAGCCGATCCATGGAAGCTGTACGACCCCGCAGCACCCGGTTATGCCAATGACCTGGTAGAAATGCTGCCCGGTTACGGCTACTGGATCTTTGTTAACGTAGCGGACATTCTGGAGGTGCCATTTAATTAA
- a CDS encoding carbohydrate kinase family protein: MSQIFVAGLINIETTVAIDGFPLEYFPVRYPFNGLHSAVSGVGWNIARALTALGNRVDFASLVGTDENGAMARRTVARAGVDDALVLCTLEKTAQSVILYDPDGRRQIHVDLKDIQEREYPLGLAEAALGACDLAVICNINFVRPLLQAVRATGKPIATDVHALADLEDAYNQEFLAAATILFLSDERLPGTPEVVIKELLQRYPAEIIVIGLGNKGALLGVRKNGFIGRYPAVHTRAVVNTIGAGDALFAAFIDRYLRTGDPYGALEAAQVFASYKIGEKGAAEGFLSGTELDSWIAKGKGAA; encoded by the coding sequence ATGTCGCAGATTTTTGTTGCTGGGTTGATCAATATCGAAACGACAGTGGCGATCGACGGCTTCCCGCTGGAATATTTTCCGGTGCGTTATCCCTTCAATGGATTGCACAGTGCGGTGTCGGGCGTGGGCTGGAATATCGCCCGCGCGTTGACCGCGCTGGGGAACCGTGTGGATTTCGCCTCGCTGGTTGGAACCGATGAAAACGGGGCCATGGCGCGGCGTACAGTGGCGCGCGCCGGGGTTGACGACGCTCTGGTGTTGTGCACGCTGGAGAAGACCGCCCAATCGGTGATCTTATATGACCCTGACGGGCGCCGACAGATCCACGTGGACCTGAAGGACATCCAGGAGCGAGAATATCCGCTGGGTCTGGCTGAGGCTGCGCTGGGCGCCTGCGACCTGGCGGTGATCTGCAATATCAACTTTGTCCGCCCTCTGCTTCAAGCAGTCCGAGCAACAGGCAAGCCAATTGCCACGGATGTGCACGCGCTGGCAGACCTGGAGGACGCCTACAACCAGGAGTTTTTAGCTGCGGCAACGATTCTATTTTTAAGCGATGAACGCCTGCCGGGGACGCCTGAGGTCGTGATCAAGGAGCTCCTGCAGCGCTACCCGGCGGAGATCATCGTGATCGGGCTGGGAAATAAGGGTGCCCTGCTGGGAGTGCGGAAAAATGGTTTCATCGGGCGCTACCCGGCTGTGCACACCCGTGCAGTCGTCAACACCATCGGTGCAGGGGACGCGCTGTTCGCAGCCTTTATCGACCGCTACCTGCGTACTGGCGACCCCTACGGGGCGCTGGAGGCAGCGCAGGTGTTTGCTTCATACAAAATTGGGGAAAAGGGTGCAGCGGAAGGGTTTTTGAGCGGGACTGAACTGGACAGTTGGATCGCAAAGGGCAAAGGAGCGGCATGA